ACCAGCCTTCAATGAGGCGCTGGGCTTAAAAGTCGCTTACCAACGGGCAGTGGCACAAACCGGTCGGACGTCCTTCGGCAAGGCGCTCTCGGTCGATAACCTCACCGCCGCTATTCAAGGATTCCTCAATGTTGTCGAAGGCGTTGCGCCCGAGAATGCTGGGTTTCCAGCTAGTCCAACCTTGTGTGCCGCAGATTTACGGGCGTACTATGAGGAAGCTGCATTAGGCTTAGCTGACCATGTACCGGCAGCACGACAAGCTGAGGCGTGGTTTTTTAAGCACACCGAAGTGGGACAATTGTTGCTGGATGCGCAGGCGGCGTTGAAACGTTCTGGAGCTCCACAACAGGCGTGGTTCTATTTGACACCGATGACGCGGCAGTTGCCGTAATGATACGCAAACACAAAAGGAGACGATACTATGGCAGGTGGACGAACCCCGTGTGGCATGGCGATCCCACAAAGTGATGGCACTGGCCCAGTAAAAATCCCGTTTCTGCAACAGTTCCTCAAACGCACCGAAGAGCTTGGCTATGACAGTATCTGGACCCAAGAACAAATTCTCAGTGATGCACCAATTCTTGAGCCCGTCGCAGTGATGAACTACGCCGCGGCGCTCACGTCGCGGGTGCGGATCGGCAGCTCGGTCATATTGATGGTCCTGCGCAATCCGATTCAATTGGCCAAGAGCATTGCCACCCTCGATCACCTCAGTCAGGGACGTGTCACTCTTGGTGTGAGCATTGGCGGTCCGCACATGCAAGAGTCGGTGTTTGGTGCCTATACAGGCAAACGATCGCGCCGTTTTGTTGAAGGATTACAGGTTATGAAGGCCCTATGGACCGAACCTCTGGCAACCTTCAAGGGTGAGAACTGGCAGTTTGAGAAAGTGGCGATGGAGCCCAAACCAATTCAAAAGCCGCACCCGCCGATATGGTTCGGCGCGCGCACACCGATCGGTCTGAAACGTGCCGTGCGTCACTCTAATGGTTGGATGGGCGCTGGAAGCTCTTCCTCTGCAGATTTCGTGCAGCACGTTGGGTTATTGCGACAATACTGTGACGAGTTGAAACGCGATCCGGCAACAC
The sequence above is a segment of the Deltaproteobacteria bacterium genome. Coding sequences within it:
- a CDS encoding LLM class flavin-dependent oxidoreductase gives rise to the protein MAGGRTPCGMAIPQSDGTGPVKIPFLQQFLKRTEELGYDSIWTQEQILSDAPILEPVAVMNYAAALTSRVRIGSSVILMVLRNPIQLAKSIATLDHLSQGRVTLGVSIGGPHMQESVFGAYTGKRSRRFVEGLQVMKALWTEPLATFKGENWQFEKVAMEPKPIQKPHPPIWFGARTPIGLKRAVRHSNGWMGAGSSSSADFVQHVGLLRQYCDELKRDPATLPLSKRVYVAIDNDKARAERRLREWFAMRYKNAEMAVQVSLWGSRAEVTDKLGALVKAGAQHLMLNPVFDEIEHLEDLAQNVMPHL